The following coding sequences lie in one Verrucomicrobiota bacterium genomic window:
- a CDS encoding ABC transporter ATP-binding protein — protein MIDIQGIVKHFDAQLVLDELNLQVRKGETLVIIGCSGCGKSVLLKHMIGILKPERGRVLIDGTDIVPLSDSAMLEVAAKFGMVFQGAALFDSLSVWENVAFSLTEHDHKMTHKQIDERVKYCLNLVGLSGTEHKNPAELSGGMRKRVGVARAIAHQPEIILYDEPTTGLDPVTGDTINDLIMRAQENLHATSVAVTHDLHSAFRICDRIAMMAGGKIIAVGRPGEVWRSEDPRVRHFLEIAGSAAYSEQKRQPLQVAPTGRILRTGASGKEDAHGSQTI, from the coding sequence ATGATCGACATCCAGGGCATCGTGAAGCACTTCGACGCCCAGCTTGTGCTCGACGAGTTGAACCTCCAGGTGCGCAAGGGCGAGACCTTGGTCATCATCGGCTGCAGCGGCTGCGGCAAGAGCGTGCTGCTCAAGCACATGATTGGCATCCTCAAACCCGAGCGGGGCCGCGTGTTGATCGACGGCACGGATATCGTGCCGCTGTCGGACAGCGCCATGCTCGAGGTGGCCGCCAAGTTCGGCATGGTGTTTCAGGGCGCCGCGCTGTTCGACTCGCTCTCGGTGTGGGAGAACGTCGCCTTCAGCCTCACCGAGCACGACCACAAGATGACCCACAAGCAGATCGACGAGCGGGTCAAGTACTGCCTCAACCTCGTCGGACTCAGCGGCACGGAACACAAGAACCCCGCCGAGCTCAGCGGCGGCATGCGCAAGCGCGTCGGCGTGGCCCGGGCGATTGCCCACCAGCCCGAGATCATCCTTTACGACGAGCCAACCACGGGCCTCGACCCGGTCACAGGTGACACGATCAACGACCTGATCATGCGGGCCCAGGAGAACCTGCACGCGACCTCAGTAGCCGTCACCCATGATCTGCATAGCGCGTTTCGCATCTGCGACCGAATTGCCATGATGGCTGGCGGCAAGATCATTGCCGTGGGGAGGCCGGGCGAGGTGTGGCGCTCGGAGGACCCCCGGGTGAGGCACTTCCTCGAGATCGCCGGCAGCGCGGCCTACTCGGAACAGAAACGACAGCCGTTGCAGGTTGCCCCGACAGGGCGTATATTGAGGACAGGTGCATCCGGGAAGGAGGACGCTCATGGCTCGCAGACAATATGA
- a CDS encoding ABC transporter permease — protein MALAERAASFVTQLGGMVQLTSASLVITFTRPPKWREITRQMFNFGVQSAPVVLLTGAATGAILALQMWYQMRQLGMVTAIGPIVSLSMANELGPLLTGIMVAARMGAAMAAELGTMRVTEQIDALRSLAVDPVRYLVVPRLIAGLVMIPLLTAFSIAIGILGGYIVAVHFKGVQAAFYWANTIRYTQASDVWVGIIKSAVFAVIIVIVACYKGFNTSGGAEGVGKATTGTVVVASVSILISDFFLTNILF, from the coding sequence ATGGCTCTGGCAGAGCGCGCGGCAAGCTTCGTGACGCAGCTCGGCGGGATGGTGCAGCTCACGTCCGCGTCGCTCGTCATCACGTTCACGCGGCCGCCGAAGTGGCGCGAGATCACGCGCCAGATGTTCAACTTCGGCGTGCAGAGCGCGCCGGTGGTGCTGCTGACCGGTGCGGCCACGGGGGCAATCCTGGCGCTCCAGATGTGGTACCAGATGCGCCAGCTCGGCATGGTGACCGCCATCGGGCCGATCGTGAGCCTCTCGATGGCCAACGAGCTCGGCCCGCTGCTGACGGGTATCATGGTGGCTGCGCGCATGGGCGCGGCGATGGCCGCCGAGCTCGGCACGATGCGTGTAACCGAGCAGATCGACGCGCTGCGGTCGCTTGCCGTCGATCCCGTGCGCTACCTCGTTGTGCCGCGGCTCATCGCAGGCTTGGTGATGATCCCGTTGCTCACGGCGTTCTCGATCGCGATCGGCATTTTGGGCGGGTACATCGTTGCCGTGCACTTCAAGGGTGTGCAGGCGGCCTTCTACTGGGCCAATACGATCCGATATACCCAGGCAAGCGACGTCTGGGTCGGCATCATCAAGTCCGCCGTGTTCGCCGTGATCATCGTCATCGTCGCCTGCTACAAGGGCTTCAACACGAGCGGGGGCGCCGAAGGCGTCGGCAAGGCGACCACGGGCACGGTGGTCGTCGCCAGTGTCTCAATACTGATCAGCGACTTTTTCCTGACCAACATCCTGTTCTGA